One Silurus meridionalis isolate SWU-2019-XX chromosome 10, ASM1480568v1, whole genome shotgun sequence genomic window carries:
- the btg1 gene encoding protein BTG1 — MHPLCARGNMKHEISAAVGFLSRFLRVKGLVNDRQLQTFSQILQDMMAEQYKHHWFPDRPCKGSGYRCIRINHKMDPLVGQAGLRIGLSTQQLYLLLPSELTLWVDPFEVSYRIGEDGSICVLYESQPVPIANTGINSSSTGTSSSATSVSSMLDSHISCKEELLVMGRTSPAKPYMMTVSS; from the exons ATGCATCCCCTCTGCGCACGCGGCAACATGAAGCACGAGATCAGCGCCGCCGTCGGGTTCCTGTCCCGGTTCCTGCGCGTGAAGGGACTGGTGAACGACCGACAACTTCAGACCTTCAGCCAGATCCTCCAGGACATGATGGcag AGCAATACAAGCACCACTGGTTTCCTGATCGGCCGTGTAAGGGCTCGGGATATCGCTGCATCCGCATTAACCACAAGATGGACCCCCTGGTGGGTCAGGCAGGCCTGCGCATCGGCCTCAGCACACAGCAGCTCTACTTGCTGCTGCCGAGCGAGCTCACTCTTTGGGTCGACCCGTTCGAAGTGTCGTACCGCATCGGCGAGGACGGCTCCATCTGTGTCCTTTATGAGTCCCAGCCTGTCCCCATCGCTAACACTGGCATCAACTCCTCCTCCACTGGAACCAGCAGCTCCGCCACGTCCGTCTCGTCCATGCTGGATAGTCACATCAGCTGCAAGGAAGAACTGCTGGTGATGGGCCGAACCAGCCCGGCTAAGCCCTACATGATGACCGTATCCAGTTAA